One segment of Echeneis naucrates chromosome 15, fEcheNa1.1, whole genome shotgun sequence DNA contains the following:
- the slc29a3 gene encoding equilibrative nucleoside transporter 3, with translation MDGTEPMQPSVNSSYVPAAFGNPDASDEDEEDKDSGPSASLLPKHSPVPLTVRYSPEDSYNIVYIIFFLMGIGSLLPWNFFVTAKQYWMYKLSNSTQHSEGQRSALGDYFESYLVVASTVPSVLCLILNYFLVNRLSANVRILSSLVVILLVFVVTTVLVKVDVSNYRVEFFSGTLVSVAIVSGASNFYCGSMFGISGHFPIKISQAIISGQAMGGTLSAVASLVNLAVADDETNSALGYFLTADIFILLCIISYLFLPRLSYSRHYMLAATCTSAGALSERGDTAGGISILPILKKTWVLCLSVFYVFCVSIAVFPAVSSGIHSAHEDSGSPLTTTYFVPLTSFLLYNWADFCGRQSTAWLQVPGPTSRVLPALVLCRSIFVPLFMLCNYQPRDHLHTVIFTHDAYPIVFNCLLGLSNGYLGSLPMIYGPKVVPRELAEATGVVMSFFLTLGLAIGSAFSVLIVRYL, from the exons ATGGACGGCACAGAGCCGATGCAGCCCAGTGTCAACTCCTCCTATGTCCCCGCTGCTTTTGGCAACCCTGATGCatctgatgaagatgaggaggacaAGGACTCGGGTCCCTCTGCGTCCCTCCTGCCTAAACATTCCCCAGTCCCTCTGACTGTGCGCTACAGTCCAGAGGACTCTTACAATATTGTGTACATCATCTTCTTTCTGATGGGCATTGGGTCACTGCTTCCCTGGAACTTTTTCGTAACAGCCAAACAGTACTGGATGTACAAACTGAGCAACAGCACTCAGCACAGTGAAGGTCAGCGGTCAGCGCTGGGT GATTACTTTGAAAGTTATCTGGTCGTTGCCTCCACGGTGCCCTCAGTGCTGTGTCTGATACTCAACTACTTTCTAGTCAACAG GTTGTCTGCGAACGTTCGCATCCTGTCATCTCTCGTTGTGATCCTGCTGGTGTTCGTGGTGACCACGGTGCTGGTGAAGGTGGATGTGTCCAACTACAGGGTTGAGTTCTTCTCCGGCACGCTGGTCAGCGTGGCCATTGTCAGCGGAGCCTCCAACTTCTACTGTGGCAGCATGTTCGGGATCAGcgggcattttcccataaagATCTCTCAGGCCATAATATCAG GTCAGGCTATGGGCGGCACATTGAGTGCAGTGGCATCATTGGTCAACCTGGCTGTCGCCGATGATGAGACAAACAGCGCTCTGGGCTATTTCCTGACAGCGGACATCTTCATTCTGCTCTGCATCATCTCATACTTGTTTCTTCCCAGGCTGTCATATTCAAG GCATTACATGCTGGCAGCAACATGCACCAGTGCAGGAGCATTGAGTGAAAGAGGAGATACAGCAGGCGGCATTTCCATCCTGCCTATCCTCAAGAAGACGTGGGTGCTCTGCCTCAGTGTCTTCTACGTCTTCTGTGTCTCTATCGCAGTGTTTCCTGCAGTGTCCTCAGGGATCCACTCTGCCCACGAAGACAGCGGCAGCCCCTTGACAACCACTTACTTTGTGCCCCTCACCAGCTTCCTCCTGTACAACTGGGCCGACTTCTGCGGCAGGCAGTCCACTGCCTGGCTTCAGGTCCCGGGCCCCACCAGTCGTGTCCTGCCAGCTCTGGTGCTGTGTCGCTCGATCTTTGTGCCACTTTTCATGTTGTGTAACTACCAGCCAAGGGACCACCTCCACACGGTGATATTCACACATGATGCATACCCCATTGTTTTCAACTGCCTGCTGGGCCTCTCCAACGGCTACCTGGGAAGTCTACCAATGATCTACGGCCCAAAGGTGGTTCCTCGGGAGCTGGCAGAGGCCACAGGAGTGGTCATGTCCTTCTTCCTCACTCTGGGCCTGGCTATTGGATCTGCATTCTCTGTGCTTATTGTGCGTTACCTCTAA